Proteins encoded together in one Falco biarmicus isolate bFalBia1 chromosome 4, bFalBia1.pri, whole genome shotgun sequence window:
- the TBC1D24 gene encoding TBC1 domain family member 24 isoform X1 gives MDEYNRFVDWDKMDVTVQSQDAKELTCTEFQELKQLARQGYWAKNHSLRAKVYHKLISNIPCRTVTPDANVYRDIVVKIIGKRNSSSLPLPEFVDNSLVPTYCLNAEGIGAVRKIILCIANQFPDISFCPALPSVIALLLHYSKDEAECFEQVCRILACNDPSKRLIDQTFLAFESSCMTFGDLVNKYCQAAHKLMVAVSEDVLEVYSDWQRWLFGELPMVYIARVFDVFLVEGYKVLYRVALALLKFFHKVRAGQPMESDSIQQDIRAFVRDIAKSVSPERLLEKAFAIRLFSRKEIQLLQMANEKALQQKGITVKQKSVASPKRQNVHLAVHAENFKSEIVSVKEMRDIWSWIPERFALCQPLLLFTTLEHGCSLSRFYSHSEGHEPTLLLIKTTTKEVCGAYLSTDWSERRRGGNKLSFFGTGECFVFRLQPEVERYEWVIIKHPELATAGSEMENHASPASSTLSSGSVPSDPSDRLSPFLSARHFNLPSKTASMFMAGSSECIIIGGGDGQALYLDADLNHGRTSHCNTFNNQPLCSESFQISVLEVWGFRDTMNG, from the exons ATGGATGAATACAACCGCTTTGTGGATTGGGACAAAATGGATGTTACTGTCCAGAGCCAGGATGCAAAGGAGCTAACCTGCACGGAGTTCCAGGAGCTCAAGCAGCTGGCCCGCCAGGGCTACTGGGCCAAGAACCACTCTCTGAGGGCCAAAGTGTACCACAAACTAATCAGCAATATCCCATGCCGCACAGTGACCCCAGATGCAAATGTGTACCGGGACATTGTTGTGAAGATCATTGGAAAACGTAACAGTAGCTCCCTTCCACTGCCAGAGTTTGTGGATAACAGCCTGGTCCCCACGTACTGTTTGAACGCAGAAGGCATTGGGGCAGTGAGGAAGATTATATTGTGCATTGCTAATCAGTTCCCGGACATATCGTTTTGCCCAGCACTGCCTTCTGTGATAGCTTTGCTCCTCCACTACAGCAAAGATGAGGCAGAGTGCTTCGAACAGGTTTGTCGCATCCTTGCTTGCAATGACCCATCTAAGCGGCTCATTGATCAGACGTTCTTAGCTTTTGAGTCATCCTGCATGACCTTTGGAGACCTGGTTAACAAGTACTGTCAGGCAGCACATAAGTTGATGGTGGCGGTGTCTGAGGATGTGTTGGAGGTATACTCCGACTGGCAGCGCTGGCTCTTCGGAGAACTGCCTATGGTGTACATTGCTCGGGTCTTTGATGTGTTTCTGGTGGAGGGCTACAAAGTTCTCTATCGTGTTGCACTGGCCCTTCTGAAATTTTTTCACAAAGTCAGAGCTGGGCAGCCCATGGAGTCTGACAGCATACAGCAAGACATTCGAGCTTTTGTGAGAGACATTGCCAAGTCAGTGTCTCCAGAGAGGCTTCTGGAAAAAGCCTTTGCTATCCGCCTTTTCTCACGGAAGGAGATCCAGCTTCTGCAGATGGCCAATGAGAAGGCTTTGCAGCAGAAGGGCATCACGGTCAAACAGAAAAG TGTTGCATCTCCCAAAAG GCAGAATGTGCACTTGGCAGTTCATGCTGAGAACTTCAAGTCTGAAATTGTCAGTGTGAAAGAGATGCGAGATATCTGGTCATGGATCCCAGAGCGATTTGCACTTTGCCAGCCCCTCCTGCTTTTCACCACCTTGGAACATGGCTGTAGTCTGAGCAG GTTCTATTCTCACAGTGAGGGACATGAACCAACTCTTCTCCTCATCAAGACCACAACAAAAGAG GTCTGTGGGGCTTATCTGTCCACTGACTGGAGCGAGCGCAGGCGAGGAGGGAACAAGCTGAGTTTCTTTGGAACTGGGGAGTGCTTTGTATTTAGG ctgcagccagaagtGGAACGCTATGAGTGGGTGATCATAAAACATCCAGAACTGGCCACAGCTGGTTCAGAGATGGAAAATCATGCCTCACCAGCTTCCAGCACCCTCTCTTCTGGCAGCGTCCCATCGGACCCCTCAGATCGCCTTTCTCCCTTCTTATCAGCTCGCCACTTCAACTTGCCTTCCAAAACAGCCTCCATGTTCATGGCTGGCAGCAGTGAATGCATCATTATAG GAGGTGGTGATGGCCAGGCTCTTTACCTCGATGCAGATCTGAACCACGGAAGAACCAGCCACTGCAATACTTTCAATAATCAGCCACTGTGCTCTGAAAGCTTCCAAATCTCTGTCTTGGAGGTGTGGGGCTTCAGGGACACCATGAATGGTTGA
- the TBC1D24 gene encoding TBC1 domain family member 24 isoform X2, protein MDEYNRFVDWDKMDVTVQSQDAKELTCTEFQELKQLARQGYWAKNHSLRAKVYHKLISNIPCRTVTPDANVYRDIVVKIIGKRNSSSLPLPEFVDNSLVPTYCLNAEGIGAVRKIILCIANQFPDISFCPALPSVIALLLHYSKDEAECFEQVCRILACNDPSKRLIDQTFLAFESSCMTFGDLVNKYCQAAHKLMVAVSEDVLEVYSDWQRWLFGELPMVYIARVFDVFLVEGYKVLYRVALALLKFFHKVRAGQPMESDSIQQDIRAFVRDIAKSVSPERLLEKAFAIRLFSRKEIQLLQMANEKALQQKGITVKQKRQNVHLAVHAENFKSEIVSVKEMRDIWSWIPERFALCQPLLLFTTLEHGCSLSRFYSHSEGHEPTLLLIKTTTKEVCGAYLSTDWSERRRGGNKLSFFGTGECFVFRLQPEVERYEWVIIKHPELATAGSEMENHASPASSTLSSGSVPSDPSDRLSPFLSARHFNLPSKTASMFMAGSSECIIIGGGDGQALYLDADLNHGRTSHCNTFNNQPLCSESFQISVLEVWGFRDTMNG, encoded by the exons ATGGATGAATACAACCGCTTTGTGGATTGGGACAAAATGGATGTTACTGTCCAGAGCCAGGATGCAAAGGAGCTAACCTGCACGGAGTTCCAGGAGCTCAAGCAGCTGGCCCGCCAGGGCTACTGGGCCAAGAACCACTCTCTGAGGGCCAAAGTGTACCACAAACTAATCAGCAATATCCCATGCCGCACAGTGACCCCAGATGCAAATGTGTACCGGGACATTGTTGTGAAGATCATTGGAAAACGTAACAGTAGCTCCCTTCCACTGCCAGAGTTTGTGGATAACAGCCTGGTCCCCACGTACTGTTTGAACGCAGAAGGCATTGGGGCAGTGAGGAAGATTATATTGTGCATTGCTAATCAGTTCCCGGACATATCGTTTTGCCCAGCACTGCCTTCTGTGATAGCTTTGCTCCTCCACTACAGCAAAGATGAGGCAGAGTGCTTCGAACAGGTTTGTCGCATCCTTGCTTGCAATGACCCATCTAAGCGGCTCATTGATCAGACGTTCTTAGCTTTTGAGTCATCCTGCATGACCTTTGGAGACCTGGTTAACAAGTACTGTCAGGCAGCACATAAGTTGATGGTGGCGGTGTCTGAGGATGTGTTGGAGGTATACTCCGACTGGCAGCGCTGGCTCTTCGGAGAACTGCCTATGGTGTACATTGCTCGGGTCTTTGATGTGTTTCTGGTGGAGGGCTACAAAGTTCTCTATCGTGTTGCACTGGCCCTTCTGAAATTTTTTCACAAAGTCAGAGCTGGGCAGCCCATGGAGTCTGACAGCATACAGCAAGACATTCGAGCTTTTGTGAGAGACATTGCCAAGTCAGTGTCTCCAGAGAGGCTTCTGGAAAAAGCCTTTGCTATCCGCCTTTTCTCACGGAAGGAGATCCAGCTTCTGCAGATGGCCAATGAGAAGGCTTTGCAGCAGAAGGGCATCACGGTCAAACAGAAAAG GCAGAATGTGCACTTGGCAGTTCATGCTGAGAACTTCAAGTCTGAAATTGTCAGTGTGAAAGAGATGCGAGATATCTGGTCATGGATCCCAGAGCGATTTGCACTTTGCCAGCCCCTCCTGCTTTTCACCACCTTGGAACATGGCTGTAGTCTGAGCAG GTTCTATTCTCACAGTGAGGGACATGAACCAACTCTTCTCCTCATCAAGACCACAACAAAAGAG GTCTGTGGGGCTTATCTGTCCACTGACTGGAGCGAGCGCAGGCGAGGAGGGAACAAGCTGAGTTTCTTTGGAACTGGGGAGTGCTTTGTATTTAGG ctgcagccagaagtGGAACGCTATGAGTGGGTGATCATAAAACATCCAGAACTGGCCACAGCTGGTTCAGAGATGGAAAATCATGCCTCACCAGCTTCCAGCACCCTCTCTTCTGGCAGCGTCCCATCGGACCCCTCAGATCGCCTTTCTCCCTTCTTATCAGCTCGCCACTTCAACTTGCCTTCCAAAACAGCCTCCATGTTCATGGCTGGCAGCAGTGAATGCATCATTATAG GAGGTGGTGATGGCCAGGCTCTTTACCTCGATGCAGATCTGAACCACGGAAGAACCAGCCACTGCAATACTTTCAATAATCAGCCACTGTGCTCTGAAAGCTTCCAAATCTCTGTCTTGGAGGTGTGGGGCTTCAGGGACACCATGAATGGTTGA